One window of Magallana gigas chromosome 2, xbMagGiga1.1, whole genome shotgun sequence genomic DNA carries:
- the LOC105338434 gene encoding leucine--tRNA ligase, cytoplasmic encodes MAVLERKSTAKLTELLQIEQKVQRKWEEEKIFEEDAPLPGSKEASQPKYIVTFPYPYMNGRLHLGHTFSLSKAEFGVGFQRLQGKKCLFPFGLHCSGMPIKASADKLTREMADYGYPPEFPPEKEEGEPEEEKEVTIKDKSKGKKSKLKAKTGGMKYQWQIMKSLGLKDEEIKDFADPAHWLKYFPPHCKEDLRKMGIKVDWRRSFLTTDANPYYDSFVRWQFLRLKERNKIKFGKRHTIFSPKDGQPCMDHDRQSGEGVGPQEYTLIKLKVNEPYPPKLSKLKGSNIFLVAATLRPETMFGQTNVWIRPDMKYVAHRLASGEIFVSTMRAARNMCYQGFCKVEGKVDVVADLIGQDIMGIALSGPLTSYKTIYTLPMLTIKADKGTGVVTSVPSDAPDDFAALRDLKNKQPFREKYGIKPEMVLPYEPVPIIDVPDYGTLSAVTVCERLKIQSQNDRDKLQEAKEQVYLKGFYEGVMIVKGFEGQKVQDVKKPIQQKMIDAGEAVKYMEPEKTVISRSNDECVVALCDQWYLEYGEEKWKQLATKALSQVETYSDDVRKNFLATLDWLHEHACSRSYGLGSRIPWDPQYLVESLSDSTIYMAYYTVAHFLQGGVFDGSGKSPANIKPEQMTPEVWDYVFFKDTPYKNLPVPKATLDKLRAEFEYWYPVDLRVSGKDLVPNHLTYYIYNHVAIWPNDSSKWPKSIRANGHLLLNSEKMSKQTGNFLTLTDAVNKFSADGMRLALSDAGDTVEDSNFVTKMADAGLLRLYTYLEWVKEMIATKDSLRTGPTNTTSDQIFISEINKAILETQHFYEKMLFKEAMRTGFYEFQAFRDKYREYELEGMHKELIFRFIEVQTLMLSPICPHVCEYIWELLGKSRSIMHEKWPVAGPVDEKLIQISQYVTDAAHDFRIRLKQLLTPAKGKKVKLDNATHGTIWIAKTYPPWQNTVLSTLKTLHEKNKGFPDMKVIANAFKDKPELKKYMKKLMPFVQVAKENVEKNGIKALNLTSEFDEVEVMNKFKKYMINTLDLEGIDIKYSDEADDKVKEDCCPGKPFTTFREEPSVAVKLVNPQPMSGLFEIKLPIYEGDDKTKVLTRIMKTDRSKMKDICQIKLLMYEDPIKGPRTIPDMNDIEKGKVVVPDNATFQINVPKETVTIQSNGKKLDPGLTLVYIVNS; translated from the exons ATGGCTGTCTTAGAGAGAAAAAGTACAGCAAAGCTGACAGAACTGTTACAGATTGAACAGAAGGTTCAGAGGAAATGGGAGGAggagaaaatatttgaagaagATGCACCGCTTCCAGGATCTAAAGAAGCCTC CCAACCAAAATATATTGTCACTTTTCCATACCCTTATATGAATGGAAGACTTCACTTGGGTCATACCTTTTCTCTATCAAAAGCAGAG TTTGGGGTTGGATTTCAAAGACTTCAAggcaaaaaatgtttatttcccTTTGGTCTCCATTGCTCTGGAATGCCAATAAag GCCAGTGCGGACAAACTGACTCGGGAGATGGCAGATTATGGGTATCCCCCGGAGTTCCCACCAGAGAAAGAAGAGGGGGAACCAGAAGAAGAGAAGGAGGTCACAATTAAAGACAAGTCCAAGGGCAAAAAA AGTAAACTAAAGGCAAAAACTGGGGGAATGAAGTACCAGTGGCAGATTATGAAGTCTCTCGGTCTGAAAGATGAAGAAATTAAAGATTTCGCCGACCCAGCTCACTGGCTCAAGTACTTTCCTCCCCATTGTAAGGAAGATCTCAGAAAGATGGGAATCAAG GTGGACTGGAGGAGAAGCTTCCTAACCACTGATGCTAACCCTTATTATGACTCCTTTGTCAGATGGCAGTTCCTAAGGCTTAAAGAGAGGAACAAGATCAAGTTTGGTAAAAG ACACACCATCTTCTCTCCAAAGGATGGACAACCCTGTATGGACCACGACAGACAGAGTGGAGAG GGAGTTGGTCCACAGGAATACACTCTGATTAAACTGAAAGTAAATGAACCGTACCCTCCAAAACTCAG CAAATTGAAAGGAAGTAACATTTTCTTAGTGGCTGCCACCCTAAGACCAGAAACCATGTTTGGGCAGACCAATGTGTGGATCAGACCTGACATGAAATATGTGGCTCACCGTCTGGCTAGTGGGGAAATCTTCGTGTCCACCATGAGGGCTGCCAGAAATATGTGTTATCAGGGTTTCTGTAAGGTGGAGGGGAAAGTGGATGTGGTGGCAGATTTGATTGGTCAG GACATAATGGGGATTGCTCTGTCAGGACCACTTACTTCCTACAAGACGATCTACACCCTCCCAATGCTGACCATCAAAGCAGACAAAG GAACGGGCGTGGTAACTAGTGTACCATCAGATGCTCCAGACGATTTTGCTGCCCTGAGGgatttgaaaaacaaacag ccATTTAGAGAAAAGTATGGCATTAAGCCGGAGATGGTGCTACCATATGAACCA GTGCCAATTATTGATGTACCAGACTATGGCACCTTATCTGCTGTCACTGTGTGTGAGAGACTGAAGATTCAGAGTCAGAATGACAGAGACAAGCTACAGGAGGCAAAGGAACAAGTCTACCTCAAAGGCTTCTATGAAGGG gTGATGATTGTGAAAGGATTTGAAGGACAAAAAGTTCAGGATGTGAAGAAACCCATTCAACAGAAAATGATTGATGCT GGTGAAGCTGTGAAATACATGGAACCTGAGAAAACTGTGATATCTCGCTCCAATGACGAATGTGTTGTGGCCCTTTGTGATCAGTG GTACTTGGAATATGGAGAAGAGAAATGGAAACAGTTGGCTACCAAGGCTTTGAGTCAAGTGGAGACGTACTCTGATGATGTTCGCAAAAATTTCCTGGCCACTTTGGACTGGCTGCATGAGCATGCCTGCTCCAGATCTTATGGATTGG gCTCCAGAATCCCGTGGGACCCCCAGTATCTGGTTGAGTCCCTGTCTGACTCGACCATCTACATGGCCTACTACACAGTGGCACACTTTCTACAGGGAGGGGTGTTTGATGGCAGTGGGAAAAGCCCTGCCAACATCAA ACCAGAACAGATGACCCCAGAAGTTTGGGACTATGTCTTTTTTAAGGATACTCCTTACAAAAACCTTCCTGTCCCCAAAGCCACCCTTGACAAACTTCGGGCGGAGTTTGAGTACTGGTACCCAGTGGATCTGAGAGTGTCTGGTAAAGACCTTGTGCCCAACCATCTTACCTACTACATCTACAACCATGTGGCCATCTGGCCAAATGACAG ttcaAAATGGCCAAAGAGTATAAGAGCTAATGGCCATTTACTGCTAAATTCTGAAAAG ATGTCAAAACAAACTGGAAATTTTCTGACTCTCACAGATGCTGTAAATAAATTTTCAGCAGATG GCATGAGACTGGCCTTGTCAGATGCTGGTGATACagttgaagattcaaattttgtAACAAAGATGGCTGACGCTGGGCTGTTGAGGTTGTACACATACCTGGAATGGGTGAAGGAAATGATCGCAACCAAAGACAGTCTACGCACAGGTCCTACAAATACCACCAGTGACCAGATATTTATCAG TGAAATAAACAAGGCAATACTAGAAACGCAGCACTTTTATGAGAAAATGCTGTTTAAGGAAGCCATGCGAACAGGGTTTTATGAATTCCAG GCTTTTCGAGACAAGTACAGAGAGTATGAACTAGAAGGAATGCACAAGGAGCTGATCTTCCGCTTTATTGAGGTACAGACTCTGATGCTGAGCCCTATCTGCCCTCACGTCTGTGAGTACATTTGGGAACTCTTGGGAAAGTCCCGAAGTATCATGCATGAGAAATGGCCCGTGGCAGGCCCTGTGGACGAAAAATTGATTCAGATCTCACAGTATGTGACTGATGCAGCTCACGACTTCCGAATTCGCCTGAAACAGCTGCTGACTCCAGCAAAAGGGAAGAAGGTGAAACTGGATAATGCCACGCACGGGACAATATGGATAGCCAAGACTTACCCTCCCTGGCAGAATACGGTTCTGTCCACATTAAAGACTCTTCATGAG AAAAACAAAGGCTTCCCAGACATGAAGGTTATAGCAAACGCCTTCAAGGACAAGCCAGAGTTGAAGAAGTACATGAAGAAACTGATGCCTTTTGTGCAAGTAGCAAAG GAAAATGTAGAAAAGAATGGCATCAAAGCTTTGAACCTGACCTCTGAGTTTGATGAAGTGGAAGTCATGAACAAATTCAAGAAGTACATGATTAACACTCTCGAT CTGGAGGGAATAGACATCAAATATTCAGATGAAGCTGACGACAAAGTAAAAGAGGACTGTTGTCCAGGGAAACCATTCACTACATTTCGAGAAGAG cCCTCTGTGGCTGTCAAGCTTGTCAACCCTCAGCCAATGAGTGGACTGTTTGAAATCAAGCTCCCTATCTATGAGGGGGACGACAAGACGAAAGTTCTCACAAGGATCATGAAAACTGACCGCTCAAAAATGAAAG ATATCTGTCAAATAAAACTACTCATGTACGAGGACCCTATCAAGGGACCCAGGACAATTCCAGACATGAATGACATTGAAAAGGGCAAGGTTGTGGTCCCCGACAATGCCACCTTTCAGATCAATGTCCCAAAAGAAACGGTGACAATACAGAGCAATGGAAAGAAGCTGGACCCCGGACTAACTCTGGTGTACATTGTCAACTCTTAA
- the LOC136269422 gene encoding transcriptional adapter 2-alpha-like: MDDEEEEISCPKCSLTLQTPYILCKQCPGLVKICTQCFSKGAEFGIHENDHAYTIVRDDFPIFENSWSAEEEVLLLKVMADCGYGNWQDVAQRMRVRSKNEVEKHYNKVYINQPHVELPQFPEADLQRFPCPVVYKLCDDPPRYPDSSQIFQLMGGYMAGRGDFNVEHDNFMELELRAIDFNESPSQEKDYLEERLKFEVLDVYQNCISDRCWRKRIIRKYGLINIRKHRLDHGMYPTKFKELLDLLRPFTRLCNPEGFDKYTQALNLQFELKRSIHKLIECRENGITKQRSIKIFKVLKSRRNEMKSRRHLLDDILIHMKDETSCQTWLQKQAVLETMSKGAANLPLPSAPRRSAPPMDIVGLPGYERLSKKERELCAGVRLVPEAYLEFREILVGECKRNGFLRLQQARTLIKIDVNKTRKLYDFLVSQGLITKEPG; the protein is encoded by the coding sequence ATGGATGATGAGGAGGAAGAAATATCTTGTCCCAAGTGCTCCTTGACCTTACAAACGCCTTACATTCTCTGTAAACAGTGTCCGGGGTTGGTGAAAATCTGCACGCAATGTTTCTCCAAAGGTGCTGAGTTCGGTATACATGAGAATGACCATGCTTACACCATTGTCCGGGATGACTTCCCCATCTTTGAAAACTCCTGGTCAGCAGAAGAAGAAGTGCTGCTTTTGAAAGTAATGGCGGACTGTGGCTATGGCAACTGGCAGGATGTGGCCCAAAGGATGAGGGTAAGGAGTAAGAATGAGGTGGAGAAACATTACAACAAGGTTTACATCAACCAGCCTCACGTGGAGCTCCCACAGTTCCCTGAGGCTGACTTACAGAGGTTTCCTTGTCCAGTGGTGTACAAGCTGTGTGATGACCCCCCTCGCTATCCCGATTCCTCCCAGATCTTCCAGTTGATGGGAGGCTATATGGCAGGAAGGGGTGACTTCAATGTAGAGCATGACAACTTCATGGAGTTAGAGCTGCGAGctattgatttcaatgaaagTCCTTCCCAAGAAAAAGACTACCTTGAAGAGAGACTGAAGTTTGAGGTTCTGGATGTCTATCAGAACTGCATTTCTGATAGATGCTGGAGAAAGAGGATCATTCGTAAATATGGTTTGATCAACATCAGAAAACATAGACTTGATCATGGAATGTATCCAACTAAGTTCAAAGAACTGTTGGATCTTTTGCGTCCTTTTACAAGACTTTGTAATCCCGAGGGGTTTGATAAATACACACAGGCTCTCAACCTGCAATTTGAACTGAAAAGAAGTATCCATAAACTAATAGAGTGCAGAGAAAATGGCATAACCAAACAGAGAagcataaaaatattcaaagttctGAAGAGCCGAAGGAACGAAATGAAATCAAGACGTCACTTGCTAGATGACATCCTCATTCACATGAAGGATGAGACATCTTGCCAGACTTGGCTTCAGAAGCAAGCCGTGCTGGAAACCATGTCGAAAGGAGCGGCAAATCTACCACTACCTTCAGCCCCTCGCAGATCAGCTCCGCCCATGGACATAGTAGGATTGCCTGGATATGAGAGGCTCTCCAAGAAGGAAAGAGAGTTATGTGCCGGTGTGAGACTTGTGCCTGAAGCCTATCTAGAATTTCGGGAAATTCTTGTCGGGGAATGTAAAAGAAATGGGTTCCTTCGATTACAGCAAGCCAGAACACTGATTAAGATAGATGTGaacaaaacaagaaaattaTATGACTTTCTGGTTTCACAGGGGCTTATAACAAAAGAACCAGGTTGA
- the LOC117681495 gene encoding uncharacterized protein, translating to MADNVQSIFLVFIYMFWNIMKRLEKLERSLHVYQEKMDGYIFKTSEEVATPHVSSLKKPGGTNAMKMTKFMLDDVALESEDGISEIEDIHRECIQEHLPLMCDDITLKRSYLLDELVENSCLTENEATDIRELEKRKDQNRKLAVTISKRSRTKFSSFLEVLKRTENYPHIAEKLESSYNTLADEKRKKKECIYCYIVRNVNMRDIIDILCSQKIVDLSFLDEVISCNDHDTERWTNLWMRLIYGINKVRNGNSLEIFQDSLKPKYEHISRKLTKDKKIMCTCERRDISDKMSWPSGSYTTEDRSTTSTTFGLKSQASAKSVISTISESHSDISNEEVYSNFPRTIQWVVSHSRENSVTFHEESQEASTQFCKGAERKDLGAELPIKKEKVSTLLDVGNDLLLNVALEESRMVESCRKNSSSHPIFKPDDTTQHETKHSFEKSQTTTTTKCSKRKKKKRKKKHNTSNQPEDSVENSSIQLAQAELSSANSTGNRRTIGDRLFSNIPVDSVDSAPIGKCCEKSCSDCTIQQTASPGPVVLTESRHLDPLVKVGSCGKLKNCKNKVKQKQSHNII from the exons ATGGCTGACAACGTCCAATCCATTTTCTtggtatttatatacatgttttgg AATATTATGAAAAGGCTGGAAAAATTAGAAAGAAGCTTGCATGTTTACCAAGAAAAGATGGACggatatattttcaaaacaagcgAGGAGGTTGCAACCCCCCATGTCTCATCACTTAAAAAACCCGGGGGAACAAATGCgatgaaaatgacaaaattcaTG ttagatGATGTGGCATTAGAGTCGGAAGACGGCATCAGCGAAATTGAAGACATTCACCGAGAATGTATCCAGGAACACTTGCCTTTAATGTGCGATGACATCACATTAAAACGCAGTTATCTCCTTGACGAATTAGTAGAAAACTCCTGTCTTACAGAGAACGAAGCGACTGATATACGCGAACTGGAAAAACGAAAAGACCAAAATAGAAAGCTGGCAGTAACGATAAGCAAACGGAGTCGTACAAAATTCAGTTCATTTCTGGAAGTACTAAAAAGAACGGAAAACTATCCTCACATAGCAGAGAAGTTGGAATCGTCTTACAATACCCTAGCAGACGAgaagagaaaaaagaaagaatgcaTATATTGTTATATAGTACGAAATGTAAATATGCGTGATATCATTGACATTCTCTGTTCTCAGAAAATTGTAGATTTAAGCTTTCTTGACGAAGTCATTTCCTGTAACGACCATGACACCGAGAGATGGACAAATTTATGGATGAGATTAATCTATGGAATAAATAAAGTAAGAAATGGAAACTCTCTTGAAATTTTCCAAGACTCTCTTAAGCCAAAGTACGAACACATTTCAAGAAAActaacaaaagataagaaaataatGTGTACATGTGAAAGAAGAGACATAAGTGATAAAATGTCGTGGCCGAGCGGTAGTTACACGACAGAGGATAGGAGCACTACATCTACGACTTTTGGGTTAAAGTCTCAAGCAAGTGCTAAATCTGTGATCAGCACTATTTCCGAAAGTCATTCTGATATTAGCAATGAAGAAGTTTATTCAAACTTCCCGCGCACCATTCAGTGGGTAGTAAGCCATTCTCGAGAAAATAGTGTTACCTTTCATGAAGAAAGTCAGGAGGCGTCAACTCAATTTTGCAAAGGCGCTGAAAGGAAAGATTTGGGTGCCGAACTaccaattaaaaaagaaaaggtgTCAACGCTTTTGGATGTAGGTAATGATCTTCTTCTTAACGTAGCGTTAGAAGAAAGTCGTATGGTAGAGAGTTGTCGTAAAAATAGCAGTTctcatccaattttcaaacCCGATGATACAACCCAACATGAAACTAAACATAGCTTCGAAAAAAgtcaaacaacaacaacaacaaaatgttccaaaaggaaaaagaaaaaacgaaagaaaaaacACAACACTTCGAATCAACCCGAAGATTCGGTAGAGAACTCGAGTATACAACTAGCTCAAGCGGAGTTGTCGTCTGCAAACTCTACAGGGAATCGGCGGACTATTGGAGACCGTCTGTTCAGCAATATTCCAGTAGATAGTGTAGATAGTGCTCCGATCGGTAAGTGTTGCGAAAAGTCTTGTTCCGACTGTACAATACAACAAACAGCATCACCAGGCCCTGTTGTACTAACAGAATCTCGACACCTTGATCCCCTGGTAAAGGTCGGGTCTTgtggtaaattaaaaaattgtaaaaataaagtgaAGCAAAAACAAAGCCACAATATCATATGA
- the LOC105338435 gene encoding nudC domain-containing protein 2 isoform X1: MAHFDEKSGYIPCKTEWGQWWQTNEEVFIEINVPQGTLAKDIKCAFAPKHIKIAVKGETVIEGDLPSTIHSDEALWTLEDKKFLRVFLPKGLAVAENLWNSLLVGQYETDAWTFDQMEKKATLQKYQEENPGFDFSGADISGNYHKGGPKLSDK; encoded by the exons ATGGCCCACTTTGATGAGAAAAGTGGTTACATCCCTTGTAAAACGGAGTGGGGACAGTGGTGGCAGACAAACGAAGAAGTCTTCATAGAAATAAATGTGCCTCAGGGAACCCTAGCGAAAGATATCAAGTGTGCATTTGCCCCCAAACACATTAAAATAGCTGTGAAAGGAGAAACAGTCATAGAG GGAGACCTTCCAAGTACAATACATTCAGATGAAGCTTTGTGGACTTTAG AGGACAAGAAATTTTTAAGGGTGTTTCTGCCCAAGGGACTCGCTGTAGCTGAGAACCTCTGGAACTCACTGCTTGTGGGACAGTACGAGACTGACGCCTGGACATTCGACCAGATGGAAAAGAAAGCTACGCTACAGAAATATCAAGAGGAG aatcCAGGCTTTGATTTTTCTGGTGCAGACATTTCGGGAAATTATCACAAAGGAGGACCAAAACTGTCTGACAAATAG
- the LOC105338435 gene encoding nudC domain-containing protein 2 isoform X2 has translation MAHFDEKSGYIPCKTEWGQWWQTNEEVFIEINVPQGTLAKDIKCAFAPKHIKIAVKGETVIEGDLPSTIHSDEALWTLEDKKFLRVFLPKGLAVAENLWNSLLVGQYETDAWTFDQMEKKATLQKYQEEVTQG, from the exons ATGGCCCACTTTGATGAGAAAAGTGGTTACATCCCTTGTAAAACGGAGTGGGGACAGTGGTGGCAGACAAACGAAGAAGTCTTCATAGAAATAAATGTGCCTCAGGGAACCCTAGCGAAAGATATCAAGTGTGCATTTGCCCCCAAACACATTAAAATAGCTGTGAAAGGAGAAACAGTCATAGAG GGAGACCTTCCAAGTACAATACATTCAGATGAAGCTTTGTGGACTTTAG AGGACAAGAAATTTTTAAGGGTGTTTCTGCCCAAGGGACTCGCTGTAGCTGAGAACCTCTGGAACTCACTGCTTGTGGGACAGTACGAGACTGACGCCTGGACATTCGACCAGATGGAAAAGAAAGCTACGCTACAGAAATATCAAGAGGAGGTAACCCAAGGATAA